Proteins encoded in a region of the Rutidosis leptorrhynchoides isolate AG116_Rl617_1_P2 chromosome 9, CSIRO_AGI_Rlap_v1, whole genome shotgun sequence genome:
- the LOC139865583 gene encoding uncharacterized protein gives MAIDLFSTDINSGNSSSPRISFSYDLSQSDTVPVEQFLRSFSSSSSSNVDFNFCVHETHHAMADELFMDGKIVPSQMIKSKSNSCKRTQSSPKPCREDEKLHPQEEELKQQNSKSFWGGFKRSSSCGNGYARSLCPITLLSRSHSTGSSSTSSKRSSSSKETINNQKHRSSQKPPLRKNGYGYGNNTCSNNNNGVRVNPVLNLGFGSLFASSNKNKNKK, from the exons ATGGCAATAGATCTCTTCTCAACTGATATTAATTCGGGTAATAGTTCGAGTCCACGTATTTCTTTTTCTTATGATCTGTCTCAATCCGACACCGTTCCAGTAGAACAATTTCTCCGATCATTTTCATCGTCTTCTTCTAGTAATGTGGATTTTAATTTCTGTGTTCATGAAACTCATCACGCCATGGCGGACGAGCTTTTTATGGACGGTAAAATTGTACCGTCACAAATGATTAAATCCAAGTCCAATTCGTGTAAGCGGACACAATCTTCGCCTAAACCGTGTAGGGAAGATGAAAAGTTGCATCCTCAG GAAGAGGAGTTAAAACAACAAAATTCAAAATCATTTTGGGGTGGATTTAAGAGGAGTAGTAGTTGTGGAAATGGGTACGCGCGAAGTTTATGTCCGATCACGTTGTTATCAAGGAGTCATTCAACTGGATCATCTTCGACTAGTTCGAAACGATCATCATCATCGAAAGAAACAATCAATAATCAAAAACACAGAAGTTCTCAAAAACCTCCATTAAGGAAAAATGGTTACGGTTACGGGAAcaatacttgtagtaataacaaCAATGGGGTTCGGGTCAACCCGGTCTTAAATCTCGGGTTTGGATCTTTGTTTGCAAGTAGCAACAAGAACAAAAACAAGAAGTGA